Proteins from a genomic interval of Oceanispirochaeta crateris:
- a CDS encoding transposase — MSKYSTGFRNSILRKVLPPESRSIAQVSREEGISNQTIRNWVAKAKDGTLDAAAGELSPDRRSISEKMSLLLESRSISKDEIGNWLRKNGLHSEHLSLWEQELRQSMTEKEKTIQEQNRQLKLKTKKLEKELARKDKALAEMAALLTLKKKVDALLGDDEDD; from the coding sequence TTGAGTAAGTACAGTACAGGATTTCGAAACAGCATTTTACGGAAAGTTCTGCCCCCTGAGAGTAGGTCTATTGCCCAGGTAAGCCGGGAAGAAGGAATCTCAAATCAAACAATTAGGAATTGGGTTGCCAAGGCTAAAGATGGTACACTGGATGCAGCTGCTGGAGAGTTATCACCAGATCGGAGGAGCATTTCAGAAAAGATGTCCCTTCTCTTAGAGAGCCGATCAATTTCAAAAGATGAGATAGGAAATTGGCTTAGAAAGAATGGTCTCCACAGTGAACATCTATCCCTCTGGGAGCAGGAGCTGCGGCAGTCTATGACAGAAAAAGAAAAGACCATCCAGGAACAAAATCGTCAATTGAAGCTAAAGACTAAAAAGCTTGAGAAAGAGCTTGCTCGTAAAGATAAAGCCCTGGCTGAAATGGCAGCCCTACTAACTCTTAAAAAAAAAGTGGATGCTCTATTGGGGGACGACGAGGACGATTAA
- a CDS encoding IS3 family transposase yields the protein MLDEAISDGARRSEACNVMDISVRTYHRWSDSSCGDKRKGAVKKVKRKLAEYERQEILRIACEDRFVDCNPYQIVVTLLDEGVYIASVSTFYRVLRDADMIHHRKRSYPARKQNKPPELAATGPNQVWSWDITFLKTDVNGIFLYCYMIVDVWSRKIVGWEIHESESSELAEQMFRRLKIIHKLEGIRLHSDNGNPMKGGTMIMTLYALGVIPSFSRPRVSDDNPYSESLFKTLKYTAGYPKYFKDIHQARVWMADFVNWYNNEHKHSGISYISPAQRHCGDGSEIMEKRNKVIRKAISKTPERWSSDQKIWEDQKHVYLNPSLETKKQLISA from the coding sequence TTGTTAGATGAAGCAATATCAGATGGAGCCAGAAGATCAGAAGCCTGTAATGTAATGGATATATCTGTCCGGACATATCATAGATGGAGTGATTCTTCTTGTGGTGACAAAAGAAAAGGAGCAGTGAAAAAGGTTAAAAGAAAGCTTGCAGAGTATGAACGTCAAGAGATTCTCAGGATTGCCTGTGAAGATAGATTTGTGGACTGTAATCCATATCAGATTGTTGTAACTCTTTTGGATGAAGGAGTATATATAGCATCTGTAAGTACTTTCTACAGAGTGCTGAGAGATGCAGACATGATTCACCACAGAAAAAGAAGTTACCCTGCAAGAAAGCAGAATAAACCTCCTGAGTTGGCAGCTACAGGCCCCAATCAGGTTTGGAGTTGGGATATTACTTTTCTCAAAACAGATGTGAATGGAATCTTCCTTTACTGCTATATGATCGTTGATGTCTGGAGTCGTAAAATTGTTGGTTGGGAGATACACGAATCTGAATCATCGGAGCTAGCCGAGCAAATGTTTAGAAGGTTAAAAATCATTCATAAACTGGAAGGAATCAGGCTGCATTCTGATAATGGGAATCCCATGAAAGGTGGTACCATGATTATGACATTGTATGCATTAGGAGTGATCCCATCTTTTTCAAGACCCAGAGTCAGTGATGATAATCCCTATTCTGAATCTTTGTTCAAAACTTTAAAATATACGGCCGGATACCCAAAGTATTTTAAGGATATACATCAAGCTCGTGTATGGATGGCAGATTTTGTGAATTGGTATAACAATGAGCATAAACATTCAGGAATCTCATATATTTCTCCAGCCCAAAGACACTGTGGCGATGGTTCAGAAATAATGGAGAAAAGGAATAAGGTCATAAGAAAAGCAATTAGCAAAACTCCTGAAAGGTGGAGTTCTGATCAAAAGATATGGGAGGATCAGAAACATGTGTATCTGAACCCATCTTTAGAGACTAAGAAGCAACTGATTTCAGCATAA